A section of the Candidatus Neomarinimicrobiota bacterium genome encodes:
- a CDS encoding SRPBCC domain-containing protein, which yields MSNSNDEKSIYVEVTVPANPEEVWNAWTTEEGIKSFFAPECNIELKVGGAYELLFDLEAEPGSQGSEGMIIMAFQPNKMLSFTWNAPPSYPNIRGQMTHVVLRLSEEGEKSTKLRLFHDGWGSGEEWDQVYHYFDVAWKEVVLKRLIYMFETGPVDWDDLPFSIV from the coding sequence ATGTCGAATTCCAACGATGAAAAATCCATTTACGTGGAGGTAACCGTCCCGGCGAATCCTGAAGAGGTCTGGAACGCATGGACTACGGAGGAAGGAATTAAATCGTTTTTTGCGCCGGAATGTAATATAGAACTAAAAGTTGGAGGCGCTTATGAGTTGCTATTCGATCTCGAAGCCGAACCCGGAAGTCAGGGAAGCGAGGGAATGATTATAATGGCGTTTCAACCAAATAAGATGCTTTCTTTTACATGGAACGCTCCCCCCTCATATCCGAACATAAGAGGGCAGATGACGCATGTAGTTCTTCGTTTATCAGAAGAAGGAGAAAAATCAACTAAACTCAGATTGTTCCATGACGGTTGGGGAAGCGGGGAAGAATGGGATCAGGTTTATCATTACTTTGATGTTGCCTGGAAAGAAGTCGTCTTGAAACGGTTGATATATATGTTCGAGACAGGCCCTGTTGACTGGGATGATCTTCCCTTCAGTATTGTATAA